From Streptomyces sp. NBC_00690, a single genomic window includes:
- a CDS encoding SMI1/KNR4 family protein, whose protein sequence is MDWPAVERRWGFRFPADYIDFLHTYGKGVFMQYLLILGPEVDGPIDSMAEETENARGSEPLRTDHDVIAWGVDSSGDILCWLVSGEEPDQWPVAVWGRHSSPHWATYECGMVEFLRATISGEFSECPLSGLDLWNTVPVSYLGDREDKRLRSLGLDPWTGEPDPYAGMTFG, encoded by the coding sequence GTGGACTGGCCGGCGGTGGAGCGTCGTTGGGGTTTTCGCTTTCCCGCGGACTACATCGACTTTCTGCACACCTACGGAAAGGGGGTGTTTATGCAGTACCTTCTGATACTCGGTCCGGAGGTCGATGGTCCGATCGATTCCATGGCGGAAGAGACGGAGAACGCTCGTGGGTCCGAGCCGTTGCGAACAGATCATGACGTGATCGCTTGGGGCGTCGATTCGAGTGGGGATATTCTCTGCTGGCTCGTCTCAGGAGAAGAACCGGATCAGTGGCCAGTGGCAGTCTGGGGCAGGCATTCTTCTCCGCATTGGGCTACGTATGAATGCGGAATGGTCGAGTTCCTGCGGGCGACCATCTCCGGTGAGTTTTCTGAGTGTCCGCTCAGTGGTCTCGATCTATGGAACACCGTGCCGGTGTCGTATCTGGGTGACCGAGAGGACAAGCGCCTGCGCTCCCTGGGCCTCGACCCGTGGACGGGTGAGCCAGATCCCTACGCTGGAATGACGTTCGGCTGA
- a CDS encoding SMI1/KNR4 family protein — MEPLQRVFAMMGEPDARYADPDAWNRLEEELGLALPEDYKTLVDGYAPIQVNGHLHLEHPAAPGLGLSSFMAQTVEAFTSITWDEDVLCPGFESTGPLFGGEKGMVPLCSTDRGEYVFLAPKVDGEPGRLLTCDGDEQDFYEYRMSFGEWLSRYLTGDDMVGPHSAAFYPGPLLMERWPAGQQSVEWYGPERGM; from the coding sequence ATGGAACCCCTGCAACGCGTGTTCGCGATGATGGGTGAACCCGATGCGCGCTACGCCGACCCCGACGCCTGGAACAGGTTGGAAGAGGAACTCGGGCTCGCACTACCTGAGGACTACAAGACCCTCGTCGACGGCTATGCGCCGATTCAGGTCAACGGACACCTCCACCTTGAGCATCCTGCTGCTCCGGGCCTGGGTCTGTCGTCCTTCATGGCTCAGACCGTGGAGGCGTTCACCAGCATCACGTGGGACGAGGACGTCCTGTGCCCCGGCTTTGAATCGACCGGGCCCCTGTTCGGTGGTGAGAAGGGGATGGTCCCCCTGTGCAGCACCGATCGGGGTGAGTACGTCTTCCTCGCCCCAAAGGTGGACGGTGAACCGGGCCGGCTTCTCACCTGTGACGGCGATGAGCAGGATTTCTACGAGTACCGGATGTCGTTCGGCGAATGGTTGAGCCGGTATCTGACGGGCGATGACATGGTCGGCCCCCACAGTGCGGCGTTCTATCCGGGACCTCTCCTGATGGAGCGCTGGCCGGCAGGGCAGCAGTCCGTCGAGTGGTACGGGCCGGAGCGGGGGATGTGA
- a CDS encoding chorismate mutase — translation MTTTAKTITEQTGARTEEAAGLITDARERIDALDDRIIGLVQERMAVSAVIQDARISSGGRRVNLSREMEVLGHFREALGKPGTALAMTLLELCRGRV, via the coding sequence ATGACCACGACGGCGAAGACGATCACGGAGCAGACCGGTGCCCGCACGGAGGAGGCGGCCGGCCTGATCACCGACGCACGTGAGCGCATCGACGCACTCGACGACCGGATCATCGGTCTCGTACAGGAACGGATGGCCGTGTCCGCGGTGATCCAGGACGCACGGATCTCCTCGGGCGGGCGACGGGTGAACCTGTCGCGCGAGATGGAGGTTCTCGGCCACTTCCGAGAGGCGCTGGGCAAGCCGGGGACGGCGCTGGCGATGACACTGCTGGAGCTGTGCCGAGGCCGCGTCTAA
- the guaA gene encoding glutamine-hydrolyzing GMP synthase — MSSASPAAEPDVVLVVDFGAQYAQLIARRVREARVFSEIVPSTMPVAEMLAKKPKAIILSGGPSSVYAEHAPKLDRAIFEAGVPVFGMCYGFQLMATALGGTVDNTGAREYGRTPLHVSKPGSTLFEGTPSEQPVWMSHGDACSAAPEGFTVTASTDVVPVAAFENDEKKLYGVQYHPEVMHSTHGQQVLEHFLYRGAGIEPVWTTGNVIEEQLALIREQVGTKRAICGLSGGVDSAVAAALVQKAIGSQLTCVYVDHGLMRKGETEQVEKDFVAATGVSLKVVDAQERFLTALAGVSDPEEKRKIIGREFIRVFEQAQAEIVAEGAADGEEVAFLVQGTLYPDVVESGGGSGTANIKSHHNVGGLPEDLEFALVEPLRKLFKDEVRMVGQELGLPDEIVQRQPFPGPGLGIRIVGEVTRERLDLLREADAIAREELTVAGLDREIWQCPVVLLADVRSVGVQGDGRTYGHPIVLRPVSSEDAMTADWTRMPYDVLAKISTRITNEVADVNRVVLDVTSKPPGTIEWE, encoded by the coding sequence GTGTCATCAGCGTCTCCCGCTGCCGAGCCCGATGTCGTACTCGTAGTCGACTTCGGCGCGCAGTACGCCCAGCTCATCGCCCGCCGCGTCCGTGAGGCACGGGTCTTCAGCGAGATCGTGCCCTCGACGATGCCCGTCGCCGAGATGCTGGCCAAGAAGCCCAAGGCGATCATCCTCTCCGGCGGTCCGTCCTCCGTCTACGCCGAGCACGCTCCGAAGCTCGACCGGGCGATCTTCGAAGCCGGTGTCCCCGTCTTCGGCATGTGCTACGGATTCCAGTTGATGGCGACCGCCCTCGGCGGCACCGTCGACAACACCGGCGCCCGTGAGTACGGACGCACTCCGCTGCACGTCAGCAAGCCAGGCTCCACCCTCTTCGAGGGCACGCCGTCCGAGCAGCCCGTGTGGATGTCCCACGGCGATGCCTGTTCCGCCGCGCCCGAGGGCTTCACCGTCACCGCGTCGACCGACGTCGTACCGGTCGCGGCCTTCGAGAACGACGAGAAGAAGCTGTACGGCGTCCAGTACCACCCGGAGGTCATGCACTCCACGCACGGACAGCAGGTGCTGGAGCACTTCCTCTACCGCGGCGCCGGCATCGAGCCGGTGTGGACGACCGGCAATGTCATCGAGGAGCAGCTCGCCCTCATCCGTGAGCAGGTCGGCACCAAGCGCGCCATCTGCGGCCTCTCCGGCGGCGTGGACTCCGCAGTTGCGGCGGCGCTCGTCCAGAAGGCGATCGGATCGCAGCTGACCTGCGTCTACGTCGACCACGGACTGATGCGCAAGGGCGAGACCGAGCAGGTCGAGAAGGACTTCGTCGCGGCCACCGGCGTATCGCTGAAGGTCGTCGACGCACAGGAGCGCTTCTTGACCGCGCTCGCCGGTGTCTCCGACCCCGAGGAGAAGCGCAAGATCATCGGACGTGAGTTCATCCGCGTCTTCGAGCAGGCGCAGGCCGAGATCGTCGCCGAGGGCGCGGCCGACGGTGAGGAAGTCGCCTTCCTCGTCCAGGGCACCCTCTACCCGGACGTGGTGGAGTCCGGTGGCGGCAGCGGAACCGCCAACATCAAGTCGCACCACAATGTGGGCGGCCTCCCCGAGGACCTTGAGTTCGCGCTGGTCGAGCCGCTGCGCAAGCTGTTCAAGGACGAGGTCCGGATGGTCGGCCAGGAACTGGGCCTCCCCGACGAGATCGTCCAGCGGCAGCCCTTCCCGGGCCCGGGCCTCGGTATCCGCATCGTCGGCGAGGTCACGCGCGAGCGCCTCGACCTGCTGCGCGAGGCCGACGCCATTGCCCGTGAAGAGCTGACCGTGGCCGGCCTCGACCGTGAGATCTGGCAGTGCCCGGTCGTGCTGCTCGCCGATGTCCGCAGCGTCGGAGTCCAGGGTGACGGGCGGACCTACGGCCACCCGATCGTGCTGCGTCCGGTCTCCTCGGAGGACGCGATGACCGCGGACTGGACCCGGATGCCGTACGACGTGCTGGCGAAGATCTCCACCCGGATCACCAATGAGGTCGCCGACGTCAACCGTGTGGTGCTGGACGTGACCAGCAAGCCGCCGGGCACCATCGAGTGGGAGTGA
- a CDS encoding DoxX family protein — MSTSHRWTAGDGTTRTRREQAGRYALLPLRIFLGVTFVYAGLDKLTDSSFLRDSGPGSIGDLMRNVRDTSAVPWLVDLGLRNPEGFGYALAFGEVAVGLGTLIGLLARLAALGGALISLSLWLTVSWQTEPYYYGNDLVYLMAWLPLVLAGASVLSLDAAVSARRRRRP; from the coding sequence ATGAGCACAAGCCATCGGTGGACAGCCGGGGACGGCACTACGCGGACCCGACGGGAGCAGGCGGGCCGCTACGCCCTGCTGCCGCTGCGGATCTTCCTCGGTGTCACCTTCGTGTACGCCGGTCTCGACAAGCTCACGGACAGCAGCTTCCTCCGCGACAGCGGCCCCGGCTCCATCGGCGATCTGATGCGCAATGTCCGGGACACCTCCGCCGTGCCCTGGCTGGTCGACCTCGGTCTGAGGAACCCCGAGGGCTTCGGCTATGCCCTGGCCTTCGGTGAAGTGGCCGTCGGGCTCGGCACCCTCATCGGACTACTGGCTCGGCTGGCGGCTCTCGGCGGCGCGCTGATCTCGCTGAGCCTCTGGCTGACCGTGAGCTGGCAGACCGAGCCGTACTACTACGGCAATGACCTGGTCTATCTGATGGCCTGGTTGCCGTTGGTCCTGGCGGGGGCGTCCGTGCTCTCGCTGGATGCGGCCGTGTCCGCTCGGCGGCGCCGCAGGCCGTAG
- a CDS encoding PspC domain-containing protein, with amino-acid sequence MTGPTAARGAGGSAPSAGDTDAGGQPAGASPRASGARPSQPQPDQAEERPLRRASRQKVLGGVCGGLGRYCDIDPVIFRIVIGVLAAAGGIGLILYGFAWLLVPLDDDGESEARRLLSGRVDGPALTAIFLALLGCGLFLTMLNSGGTLAFAALLTLTISGAAVWSQRRRTVQETAHVDRATAQAVSEAPPETKAPPVREAPSWWRDPIVKDGSTGPVPSDYLWGPESALSEAVRAVPGKGAPPRSRPVGPRRIGGTVFMLAMVAGFLGTRMSWDGHPLGTSLQIGLVCALGVFGLGIAISSVIGRTGVGTVMMTVVTALLLAGAAALPKDISTRWLQKEWAPTAVSDIKPRYELGSGDATLNLTAVPVPTGGSVSTTAEVGAGRLKVVVPKDAVVTVWATADFGEISLPGDAKNDIDISTDVERRQSLPAPKGAKPMGGIELRLKVAIGQVEVTRAAS; translated from the coding sequence ATGACCGGGCCGACCGCCGCACGGGGAGCGGGTGGCAGTGCCCCGTCCGCAGGGGACACCGACGCCGGCGGACAGCCCGCGGGCGCGTCCCCGCGGGCGTCGGGCGCGCGTCCCAGCCAGCCCCAGCCCGACCAGGCCGAAGAGCGCCCGTTGCGCCGTGCGTCGCGGCAGAAGGTCCTGGGCGGAGTCTGCGGCGGGCTGGGCCGGTACTGCGACATCGACCCGGTGATCTTCCGGATCGTGATCGGCGTGCTCGCGGCGGCGGGCGGCATCGGGTTGATCCTCTACGGGTTCGCCTGGCTGCTGGTGCCGCTGGACGACGATGGGGAGAGCGAGGCCCGTCGACTGCTCTCGGGCCGGGTCGACGGACCCGCGCTGACCGCGATCTTCCTCGCCCTCCTGGGCTGCGGCCTCTTCCTTACCATGCTGAACAGCGGGGGGACGCTTGCCTTCGCCGCCCTGCTCACCCTCACCATCTCCGGTGCGGCGGTGTGGTCGCAGCGTCGACGTACGGTCCAGGAGACCGCGCACGTCGACCGGGCGACCGCCCAGGCGGTCTCCGAAGCACCGCCCGAGACCAAGGCCCCTCCGGTGCGGGAGGCACCGTCGTGGTGGCGGGACCCGATCGTCAAGGACGGCTCCACGGGCCCGGTTCCCTCCGACTACCTCTGGGGTCCCGAAAGCGCCCTGTCCGAGGCCGTCAGGGCGGTCCCCGGCAAGGGCGCGCCCCCACGGTCCCGGCCGGTGGGGCCACGGCGCATCGGCGGCACGGTATTCATGCTGGCCATGGTCGCCGGCTTCCTGGGCACTCGGATGAGCTGGGACGGCCACCCCCTGGGCACGAGTCTCCAGATCGGACTGGTCTGTGCCCTAGGAGTCTTCGGTCTGGGCATCGCCATCAGCTCGGTAATCGGCCGCACCGGAGTCGGTACGGTCATGATGACGGTCGTCACCGCGCTCCTGCTGGCGGGCGCCGCTGCGCTGCCGAAGGACATCAGCACCCGGTGGCTCCAGAAGGAATGGGCGCCCACTGCCGTCTCGGACATCAAGCCCCGCTATGAGCTGGGCTCGGGCGACGCGACCCTCAATCTGACGGCCGTGCCCGTGCCGACCGGGGGTTCGGTGTCCACGACAGCGGAGGTGGGCGCCGGCCGGCTCAAGGTGGTCGTACCGAAGGACGCGGTGGTCACCGTGTGGGCCACGGCGGACTTCGGCGAGATATCCCTGCCGGGCGATGCCAAGAACGACATCGACATCTCCACCGATGTGGAGCGGCGGCAGAGCCTACCGGCTCCCAAGGGCGCCAAGCCCATGGGCGGGATCGAACTGCGTCTCAAGGTGGCCATCGGCCAGGTGGAGGTGACCCGTGCCGCGTCCTGA
- a CDS encoding PspC domain-containing protein, producing MPAATPRTAAPPRAPLPEEAPPRKLYRSADGRFLGGVARGLAGHLGLPVVWVRLVFLGLFMTEGLGILLYAVFWIVVPLGVGGKGAQPRSLFEVANDGRRRLRKPDKGQLFAMIALVFGASIFVGNLDTSSGTNRYVWPTVLVGAGVVLVWRQADNARRARWSEANTRRRRLFQLGRGLAGVALVGMGFSVFVVVRGSAAQLGNVLTAAIAVLSGIALLAGPWLVRMSQDLSEERTMRIRAQERAEVAAHVHDSVLHTLTLIQRNADDAGEVRRLARAQERELRNWLYKPEGTGKDEAEEPDTLADAVKKAAAEVEDKHGVPLEVVVVGDCPLDDGLSAQMQAAREAMVNAAKYGGEGGAVQVFAEVDGRTVYVSVRDRGPGFDLDSVPDDRMGVRESIIGRMQRNGGTARLRPAPGGGTEVELEMERAMERAEQ from the coding sequence ATGCCCGCCGCCACGCCCCGTACCGCCGCCCCTCCGCGTGCCCCGTTGCCCGAGGAGGCACCGCCGCGCAAGCTCTACCGCAGTGCCGACGGCCGGTTCCTCGGCGGGGTCGCCCGGGGCCTGGCGGGTCATCTCGGTCTGCCGGTCGTCTGGGTCCGGCTGGTCTTCCTCGGGCTGTTCATGACCGAGGGACTCGGCATCCTGCTGTACGCGGTGTTCTGGATCGTCGTACCGCTCGGGGTGGGCGGAAAGGGTGCGCAGCCGCGCTCCCTCTTCGAGGTGGCGAACGACGGCAGACGAAGGCTCCGCAAGCCCGACAAGGGCCAACTGTTCGCGATGATCGCCCTGGTCTTCGGGGCGTCGATCTTCGTGGGCAACCTCGACACCAGCAGCGGCACCAACCGCTATGTGTGGCCGACGGTGCTGGTCGGTGCGGGTGTCGTCCTGGTGTGGCGCCAGGCGGACAACGCCCGCCGTGCCCGCTGGAGCGAGGCCAACACCCGTCGTCGCCGGCTGTTCCAGCTCGGGCGGGGCCTGGCCGGGGTGGCGCTGGTCGGCATGGGCTTCAGCGTCTTCGTCGTCGTCCGGGGGTCCGCGGCGCAACTCGGCAATGTGCTCACCGCCGCGATAGCCGTGCTGTCCGGGATCGCCCTGCTCGCCGGCCCATGGCTGGTTCGGATGAGCCAGGACCTCTCGGAGGAACGGACCATGCGCATCCGGGCCCAGGAGCGCGCCGAGGTCGCGGCGCACGTGCACGACTCCGTGCTCCACACCCTCACCTTGATCCAGCGCAACGCCGATGACGCCGGTGAGGTGCGTCGCCTCGCCCGCGCCCAGGAGCGGGAGTTGCGCAACTGGCTCTACAAACCCGAAGGCACGGGCAAGGACGAGGCCGAGGAGCCCGACACCCTCGCGGATGCGGTGAAGAAGGCGGCGGCCGAGGTCGAGGACAAGCACGGCGTCCCGCTGGAGGTCGTGGTGGTCGGTGACTGCCCGCTCGACGACGGATTGAGCGCACAAATGCAGGCCGCACGCGAGGCGATGGTGAACGCGGCCAAGTACGGTGGCGAGGGCGGTGCGGTCCAGGTCTTCGCCGAAGTCGACGGCCGCACGGTCTATGTCTCCGTACGGGACCGGGGGCCCGGTTTCGACCTGGACTCCGTGCCGGACGACAGGATGGGCGTCAGGGAGTCGATCATCGGCCGTATGCAGCGCAACGGCGGTACGGCCCGACTCCGTCCGGCGCCCGGCGGGGGTACGGAGGTTGAGTTGGAGATGGAACGGGCCATGGAGAGGGCGGAACAATGA
- a CDS encoding response regulator transcription factor, with protein sequence MTEATAPGESGERRVRVVLVDDHRMFRTGVQAEIGATERTGVEVVGEAADVDQAVTVITATRPEVVLLDVHLPGGGGVEVLRRCASLMAAGEDPVRFLALSVSDAAEDVIGVIRGGARGYVTKTITGTDLVESIFQVQEGDAVFSPRLAGFVLDAFASTDAPPVDEDLDRLTQREREVLRLIARGYAYKEIAKQLFISVKTVESHVSAVLRKLQLSNRHELTRWATARRLV encoded by the coding sequence ATGACCGAAGCGACGGCGCCAGGGGAGAGCGGCGAGCGGCGGGTGCGGGTGGTGCTGGTCGATGACCACCGCATGTTCCGTACCGGTGTCCAGGCGGAGATCGGAGCGACCGAGCGTACCGGTGTCGAGGTGGTCGGCGAGGCTGCGGACGTGGACCAGGCGGTCACCGTGATCACGGCGACGCGCCCCGAGGTCGTCCTGCTGGACGTCCATCTGCCGGGTGGCGGTGGCGTCGAGGTGCTGCGGCGCTGTGCTTCCCTGATGGCGGCCGGCGAGGACCCCGTGCGTTTTCTGGCACTGTCCGTGTCGGACGCCGCGGAGGATGTGATCGGAGTGATCCGCGGCGGTGCCCGCGGCTATGTCACCAAGACGATCACGGGCACCGATCTGGTGGAATCGATCTTCCAGGTGCAGGAGGGGGACGCGGTCTTCTCCCCCCGGCTCGCGGGATTCGTCCTCGATGCGTTCGCCTCCACCGACGCACCCCCGGTCGACGAGGACCTGGACCGGCTCACCCAACGGGAGCGGGAGGTCCTGCGGTTGATCGCGCGGGGATACGCCTACAAGGAGATCGCCAAGCAACTGTTCATCTCGGTGAAGACCGTGGAGTCGCATGTGTCGGCGGTCCTGCGCAAGCTCCAACTGTCGAACCGCCATGAACTGACGCGCTGGGCGACGGCCCGACGACTGGTGTGA